The Populus trichocarpa isolate Nisqually-1 chromosome 2, P.trichocarpa_v4.1, whole genome shotgun sequence genome has a window encoding:
- the LOC7496860 gene encoding dolichol-phosphate mannosyltransferase subunit 1 isoform X1 encodes MEKEKKNKYSIIVPTYNERLNIALIVYLIFKHLRDVDFEIIIVDDGSPDGTQEVVKQLQQVYGEDHILLRPRAKKLGLGTAYIHGLKHASGNFVVIMDADLSHHPKYLPSFIKKQLETGASIVTGTRYVKGGGVHGWNLRRKLTSRGANVLAQTLLWPGVSDLTGSFRLYKKSVLEDIISSVVSKGYVFQMEMIVRASRKGYHIEEVVLYFKLLWFIIKINIHGLLLCALVHFTSYNIVTVLANFDWPEF; translated from the exons atggagaaagagaagaagaacaaatACAGCATAATAGTGCCAACGTACAACGAGCGTCTCAACATTGCACTCATCGTTTATCTCATCTTCAAACACCTCCG GGATgttgattttgaaattattatcgtGGATGATGGGAGTCCTGATGGTACTCAAGAAGTTGTTAAACAGTTACAGCAAGTATATGGTGAAGATCACATT TTGTTAAGACCTAGAGCGAAGAAGCTTGGACTAG GCACGGCTTACATTCATGGGTTGAAGCATGCGTCTGGGAATTTTGTTGTCATCATGGATGCTGATCTATCTCACCAT CCAAAGTACTTGCCAAGCTTTATCAA GAAACAGTTGGAGACTGGTGCAAGCATAGTTACTGGGACCCGATATGTTAAGGGTGGAGGCGTACATGGGTGGAATCTAAGGCGCAAGCTAACTAGTAGGGGAGCTAATGTTCTTGCTCAAACACTTCTGTGGCCTGGTGTATCTGATCTGACAGGATCTTTCAG ACTTTATAAGAAATCAGTGCTTGAAGATATTATCAGTTCTGTGGTTAGCAAGGGATATGTCTTTCAAATGGAGATGATTGTTCGGGCTTCCAGAAAAGGCTACCATATTGAGGAGGTAGTGTTGTATTTCAAGTTATTGTGGTTTatcattaaaatcaatataCACGGACTGTTATTGTGTGCTTTGGTTCATTTCACGTCATACAATATTGTGACTGTTCTTGCCAACTTTGACTGGCCTGAGTTTTGA
- the LOC7496860 gene encoding dolichol-phosphate mannosyltransferase subunit 1 isoform X2 — protein sequence MEKEKKNKYSIIVPTYNERLNIALIVYLIFKHLRDVDFEIIIVDDGSPDGTQEVVKQLQQVYGEDHILLRPRAKKLGLGTAYIHGLKHASGNFVVIMDADLSHHPKYLPSFIKKQLETGASIVTGTRYVKGGGVHGWNLRRKLTSRGANVLAQTLLWPGVSDLTGSFRLYKKSVLEDIISSVVSKGYVFQMEMIVRASRKGYHIEEVPITFVDRVFGSSKLGGSEIVEYLKGLAYLLVTT from the exons atggagaaagagaagaagaacaaatACAGCATAATAGTGCCAACGTACAACGAGCGTCTCAACATTGCACTCATCGTTTATCTCATCTTCAAACACCTCCG GGATgttgattttgaaattattatcgtGGATGATGGGAGTCCTGATGGTACTCAAGAAGTTGTTAAACAGTTACAGCAAGTATATGGTGAAGATCACATT TTGTTAAGACCTAGAGCGAAGAAGCTTGGACTAG GCACGGCTTACATTCATGGGTTGAAGCATGCGTCTGGGAATTTTGTTGTCATCATGGATGCTGATCTATCTCACCAT CCAAAGTACTTGCCAAGCTTTATCAA GAAACAGTTGGAGACTGGTGCAAGCATAGTTACTGGGACCCGATATGTTAAGGGTGGAGGCGTACATGGGTGGAATCTAAGGCGCAAGCTAACTAGTAGGGGAGCTAATGTTCTTGCTCAAACACTTCTGTGGCCTGGTGTATCTGATCTGACAGGATCTTTCAG ACTTTATAAGAAATCAGTGCTTGAAGATATTATCAGTTCTGTGGTTAGCAAGGGATATGTCTTTCAAATGGAGATGATTGTTCGGGCTTCCAGAAAAGGCTACCATATTGAGGAG GTCCCGATTACCTTCGTTGATAGAGTATTTGGGAGTTCAAAGCTAGGAGGATCTGAAATTGTCGAATATTTGAAAGGCCTTGCATATCTTCTAGTTACAACATAA